In the Alteromonas sp. M12 genome, one interval contains:
- the kynU gene encoding kynureninase: MPSPKSSPAKQIDQQAQQLDSTDKLSALKSQFELPENGVYLDGNSLGALPIIAKQRALETVELQWGRDLIASWNKHHWIDLPITVGEKIARLIGAGVGQTICCDSISVNLFKLICAALAKQPGRTTVLSQVDNFPTDLYMVQGIESLLSQDRCQLKSVNANNIEQSLTEEVAVLLVTQVNYRTGYIHDMAKLTKLAHAKGILVIWDLAHSAGVLDLKLDDCQVDFAVGCSYKYLNGGPGAPGFIYVAKRHLSHFKQPLSGWMGHSQPFQFSPTFESDKSISQCLTGTPAIISMSILDAALEVFTAVDMSDVMSKSKALTSFFMQGLKTLKLDQELTCISPQSAELRGSQVALTHPYAFAICQALIAHKVVADFRAPEVLRLGFAPLYISFENVATALHSLKKIMQNKEYLKAEFQQQGKVT, encoded by the coding sequence ATGCCAAGTCCTAAATCTTCACCTGCAAAGCAAATTGATCAGCAAGCTCAACAATTAGATTCAACGGATAAATTGAGTGCGCTAAAAAGCCAGTTTGAATTGCCCGAAAACGGTGTTTATCTCGATGGAAATTCACTCGGCGCACTGCCTATTATTGCCAAACAACGAGCGCTAGAAACAGTTGAATTGCAGTGGGGGAGAGACTTAATTGCCAGTTGGAACAAGCACCATTGGATTGATCTTCCCATTACGGTAGGAGAAAAAATAGCGCGGTTAATAGGCGCAGGTGTTGGGCAAACTATATGTTGTGACTCCATCTCTGTGAATTTGTTTAAGTTAATCTGTGCAGCATTAGCAAAGCAACCGGGGCGAACGACGGTTTTATCCCAAGTTGATAACTTTCCAACAGACTTATATATGGTTCAAGGTATTGAGTCTTTGTTGAGTCAAGATCGCTGTCAGCTTAAATCGGTGAATGCAAATAATATAGAACAATCACTTACCGAGGAGGTGGCGGTTTTACTCGTAACCCAAGTCAATTATAGGACGGGCTACATTCATGACATGGCAAAGTTAACCAAATTAGCTCATGCTAAAGGAATTTTAGTTATTTGGGATCTTGCTCACAGCGCAGGCGTGCTGGATCTAAAACTTGACGATTGCCAGGTAGACTTTGCGGTGGGTTGTTCTTATAAATATCTCAATGGTGGGCCAGGCGCCCCTGGTTTTATTTATGTTGCTAAACGACATTTATCACATTTTAAACAGCCATTGAGTGGCTGGATGGGGCATAGTCAACCCTTTCAGTTCTCACCAACATTTGAAAGTGACAAGAGTATTTCACAATGTTTAACTGGTACACCTGCAATTATTTCAATGAGTATATTGGACGCTGCATTGGAGGTGTTTACGGCAGTGGATATGTCAGATGTAATGAGCAAATCTAAAGCCTTAACCTCGTTTTTTATGCAGGGTTTAAAAACACTTAAATTAGATCAAGAGTTAACCTGTATTTCACCTCAATCAGCAGAGTTGAGAGGCAGCCAAGTGGCGTTAACACATCCCTACGCATTTGCCATCTGTCAGGCACTTATTGCACATAAAGTTGTGGCTGATTTTCGTGCACCTGAGGTACTTCGTTTAGGTTTTGCGCCCTTGTATATTAGTTTCGAAAATGTTGCCACAGCATTACACAGTCTCAAAAAGATCATGCAAAATAAAGAGTATTTAAAAGCCGAATTTCAGCAACAGGGTAAGGTGACTTAA
- a CDS encoding MerR family DNA-binding transcriptional regulator: MNADNKSEKHSSGVEQDAPTFSIGELSKHFDVTPRSIRFYEEQGLLSPQRAGQTRIYSKKDKVRLKLILRGKRLGFSLAETRTLFNLYDSHQNSKIQLQAMLEMTTEKRAILIQQLEDINVLMIELDEVESRCKDELEQLNKG; this comes from the coding sequence ATGAATGCTGATAATAAATCTGAGAAACACAGCTCTGGAGTCGAACAAGACGCGCCCACATTCAGTATAGGGGAGTTATCTAAACATTTTGATGTAACACCCCGCTCCATACGTTTTTATGAAGAACAGGGGTTGTTGTCTCCGCAACGTGCGGGGCAAACTCGAATCTACAGTAAAAAAGACAAAGTTAGATTAAAGCTCATTTTGCGTGGTAAACGATTGGGGTTTTCCTTAGCAGAAACGCGCACCCTTTTTAACCTTTACGACAGCCACCAAAATTCAAAAATTCAGCTTCAAGCTATGTTAGAAATGACCACAGAAAAACGCGCCATTTTGATTCAACAACTTGAAGATATAAACGTCCTGATGATCGAGCTAGATGAAGTTGAGTCTCGATGCAAAGACGAACTTGAACAATTAAATAAAGGATAA
- a CDS encoding isovaleryl-CoA dehydrogenase produces the protein MNAPYPTLNFGLGEDIDMLRDHVYNFAQAEIAPLAEKADEENAFPNHLWPKLGEMGLLGVTVAEQYGGSDMGYLAHTIAMEEVSRASAGIGLSYGAHSNLCVNQIHKNGTEAQKQKYLPKLVSGEHIGALAMSEPNAGSDVVSMKLRADKQGDKYILNGNKMWITNGPDAHTFVIYAKTDVKAGSKGITAFIVEKSFAGFSQAQKLDKLGMRSSNTCELVFQDCEVPAENILGEEGGGVRVLMSGLDYERLVLSGGPLGIMQACMDLVVPYIHDRKQFGQSIGQFQLVQGKVADMYTQMNAARAYVYAVARSCDRGETTRKDAAGAILYSAELATKMALDAIQLLGGNGYINEFSAGRLLRDAKLYEIGAGTSEIRRMLIGRELFNETC, from the coding sequence ATGAACGCTCCCTACCCTACACTTAATTTTGGATTAGGCGAAGATATCGATATGCTTCGTGATCACGTATACAATTTTGCCCAAGCAGAAATAGCGCCCTTGGCAGAAAAAGCCGATGAAGAAAATGCATTTCCTAATCATCTTTGGCCTAAACTAGGTGAAATGGGTTTATTGGGCGTGACGGTCGCGGAGCAATATGGTGGTTCAGATATGGGGTATCTAGCTCATACTATCGCCATGGAAGAAGTCAGCCGAGCATCTGCTGGGATCGGTTTAAGTTACGGAGCCCATTCAAATCTTTGTGTTAATCAGATTCACAAAAACGGCACTGAAGCGCAAAAACAAAAATACCTTCCAAAGCTAGTATCTGGTGAGCACATTGGTGCGCTCGCGATGAGTGAGCCTAATGCTGGTTCAGATGTCGTGAGTATGAAACTACGAGCCGATAAACAAGGGGATAAATACATCCTCAATGGCAACAAAATGTGGATAACCAATGGCCCTGATGCCCACACCTTTGTCATTTACGCAAAAACAGATGTAAAAGCTGGTTCCAAAGGCATTACCGCTTTTATAGTGGAAAAATCTTTTGCTGGATTTAGCCAAGCTCAAAAACTCGACAAATTAGGTATGCGCTCATCGAATACTTGTGAGCTTGTTTTCCAAGACTGCGAAGTGCCTGCGGAAAACATCCTTGGCGAAGAAGGTGGCGGTGTCCGCGTATTAATGAGTGGACTAGATTATGAAAGATTAGTGCTTTCAGGTGGACCACTTGGGATCATGCAAGCCTGCATGGATCTTGTTGTTCCTTACATTCATGACCGCAAACAATTTGGTCAATCTATTGGTCAGTTCCAATTAGTACAAGGCAAAGTTGCAGATATGTACACCCAGATGAATGCCGCCAGAGCTTACGTTTATGCCGTAGCGCGTTCTTGTGATCGAGGTGAGACCACCCGTAAAGATGCAGCAGGCGCGATACTTTATTCGGCCGAATTAGCAACCAAAATGGCCTTAGATGCTATTCAGTTACTCGGTGGTAACGGTTATATCAATGAGTTTTCAGCAGGTCGTTTGTTGCGTGATGCAAAACTGTATGAAATCGGCGCTGGCACTTCAGAGATACGTCGCATGTTAATTGGTCGCGAATTATTTAACGAAACCTGCTAA